One window of Hymenobacter sp. BRD128 genomic DNA carries:
- a CDS encoding 1-deoxy-D-xylulose-5-phosphate reductoisomerase, translated as MADSFSQQAALKSLALLGSTGSIGTQALEVVREQPGRFRVAVLTAGRQWQLLVQQAQEFRPAAVVIGDEFYQEVKAALASQPQTQVLAGAAALAEVVQRPDVDVVLTALVGYAGLVPTVAAIRAGKAIALANKETLVVAGELVTKLVRAHGVALLPVDSEHSAIFQCLAGEAQNPIEKVILTASGGPFRGRGASELAHITKAQALKHPNWTMGAKITIDSATLMNKGLEVIEAKWLFNLENDQIEAVVHPQSIVHSLVQFQDGSLKAQLGLPDMKLPIQYALGYPERLRNNFPRFSFLDYPTLTFEAPDLGTFRHLPLAYAAMRRGGTAACVLNAANEVAVAAFLQDKVSFLGMADVVAGSLERVPYLAAPTLADYAATDAEARRIATELLDK; from the coding sequence ATGGCGGATTCTTTTTCTCAACAAGCTGCTCTTAAATCGCTGGCGCTGCTGGGCTCTACGGGTTCCATCGGCACGCAGGCCCTGGAAGTCGTGCGCGAGCAGCCGGGCCGGTTTCGGGTGGCGGTGCTTACGGCCGGGCGGCAGTGGCAATTGCTGGTGCAGCAGGCCCAGGAGTTTCGGCCGGCCGCCGTGGTTATCGGCGACGAGTTTTACCAGGAAGTGAAAGCCGCCCTGGCTAGCCAGCCCCAAACCCAGGTACTGGCCGGCGCCGCCGCCCTGGCCGAAGTGGTGCAGCGCCCCGACGTCGACGTAGTGCTCACGGCCCTGGTGGGCTACGCCGGGCTGGTGCCCACGGTGGCCGCCATCCGGGCGGGCAAAGCCATTGCCCTGGCCAATAAGGAAACCTTGGTAGTAGCCGGCGAGCTGGTTACCAAGCTGGTGCGCGCGCACGGCGTGGCGCTGCTGCCCGTCGATTCGGAGCACTCGGCCATCTTCCAGTGCTTAGCCGGCGAGGCCCAAAACCCCATCGAGAAAGTCATTCTTACCGCTTCGGGTGGGCCTTTTCGGGGGCGCGGGGCTAGCGAGCTGGCCCACATCACCAAAGCCCAGGCCCTGAAGCACCCCAACTGGACAATGGGCGCTAAAATCACCATCGACTCGGCTACGCTCATGAACAAGGGCCTCGAAGTAATCGAAGCCAAGTGGCTGTTTAACCTTGAAAATGACCAGATTGAAGCCGTCGTGCACCCCCAGAGCATCGTGCACTCGCTGGTGCAGTTTCAGGACGGCTCGCTGAAGGCGCAGCTCGGCCTGCCCGATATGAAGCTGCCCATTCAGTACGCGCTGGGCTACCCCGAGCGGCTGCGGAATAACTTTCCCCGCTTTTCGTTTCTCGACTATCCTACCCTCACTTTCGAGGCGCCCGACCTGGGCACGTTTCGGCACTTGCCGCTAGCCTACGCGGCCATGCGGCGCGGCGGCACGGCGGCCTGCGTGCTCAACGCGGCCAACGAAGTGGCGGTAGCCGCCTTTTTGCAGGATAAAGTCAGCTTTCTGGGCATGGCCGACGTGGTAGCCGGGAGCCTGGAAAGGGTGCCGTATCTTGCAGCCCCAACCCTAGCCGACTACGCCGCTACGGATGCCGAGGCGCGTAGAATCGCTACTGAGTTACTTGACAAATAA
- a CDS encoding SDR family oxidoreductase, translated as MSVKLKPLDQQVIVITGATSGIGLATAKAAAKAGARLVLAARSQPDLDTVARQLGGQVVTVAADVADPAAVRRIHHAAHANFGGFDTWVNNAGVGMWGKLEQGNLEDFKRLYDTNFWGIVNGSLEAIKHLKRHGGALINLGSVVSDVSVPIQGMYASSKHAVKGFTDALRIELADEKAPVSVTLIKPAAINTPFPEHARNYLAEKPKLPQPVYAPEEVANAILHAAVNPMRDVFVGGGGKIMSSVNKYVPGVMDWVEAKTGVAQQKQQGTRAQDPAGSLHRPNGPHAKVHGNNPGHVMETSLYTRARLNPVVAGVVVATGLAATIGLFLANKAPLKDAGVPFDSGAHEPRVPVTDN; from the coding sequence ATGTCCGTCAAACTCAAACCCCTCGACCAGCAAGTAATTGTCATTACCGGCGCCACTAGCGGCATCGGGCTTGCCACGGCCAAGGCGGCGGCCAAGGCCGGCGCCCGCCTCGTGCTGGCCGCCCGCTCGCAGCCCGACCTCGATACCGTGGCCCGCCAGCTCGGCGGCCAGGTCGTGACCGTGGCCGCCGACGTGGCCGACCCGGCCGCCGTGCGTCGCATTCACCACGCCGCCCATGCCAATTTTGGGGGATTCGATACCTGGGTCAACAACGCCGGCGTAGGCATGTGGGGCAAGCTCGAACAGGGCAACCTGGAAGATTTTAAGCGCCTCTACGACACCAACTTCTGGGGCATTGTGAATGGGTCGCTCGAGGCCATTAAGCACCTCAAGCGGCACGGCGGCGCGCTCATCAACCTGGGCAGCGTGGTATCGGACGTGTCGGTACCCATTCAGGGTATGTATGCCTCGAGTAAGCACGCTGTGAAGGGCTTTACCGATGCCCTGCGCATCGAGCTGGCCGATGAGAAGGCGCCCGTATCGGTGACGCTTATCAAGCCCGCCGCCATCAACACGCCCTTCCCCGAGCACGCCCGCAACTACCTGGCCGAAAAGCCCAAGCTGCCCCAGCCCGTGTACGCGCCCGAGGAAGTAGCCAATGCCATTCTGCACGCCGCCGTGAACCCCATGCGCGATGTATTCGTGGGCGGCGGGGGTAAAATCATGAGCAGCGTGAATAAATACGTGCCCGGCGTGATGGACTGGGTGGAAGCCAAAACCGGCGTGGCCCAGCAGAAGCAGCAAGGCACCCGCGCCCAGGACCCCGCCGGCTCGCTGCACCGTCCCAACGGCCCCCACGCCAAAGTGCATGGCAACAACCCCGGCCACGTAATGGAAACCAGCCTCTACACCCGCGCTCGCCTCAACCCCGTAGTGGCCGGCGTGGTGGTAGCTACCGGCCTGGCCGCCACCATTGGCCTGTTTCTGGCCAACAAAGCGCCGCTAAAAGATGCGGGCGTACCGTTTGACTCGGGTGCTCACGAACCCCGCGTGCCGGTGACAGATAACTAA
- a CDS encoding glycoside hydrolase family 3 C-terminal domain-containing protein yields MPTHYRYSLRPTRLALPALRLLALAALLGTASPARAQTANLPQLGKASLKEILAALTTEEKVKLVVGMGFYPSGFPEGLLPPGNPGDREVPEKVPGAAGRTHAIARLGIPSLTLSDGPAGVRIDAIRGKDSTKTYYATAFPVATLLASSWDTTLVRRVGVAFGSEVRDFGIDVLLAPGMNIHRNPLGGRNFEYYSEDPVVAGSVAAAFVNGVESNGVGTSIKHFALNNQEFNRMQLNSHINERALREIYLKGFQLAVKKSQPWTVMSSYNKINGTYTSESHDLLTSLLRQEWGFKGLVMTDWYGGSDAVAQLKAGNDLLEPGTYKQTQAILAALKSGQLTPAQLDVNVTRVLALVLKSPTFKGYKYSSQPALKANAAVARQAAAESMVLLRNEARALPLAAGQQVALFGNTSYSLIAGGTGSGDVNRAYTVSLAQGLSAAGFTVATTPSQAYAQYLRTEKAKLPKKRSFFDPLPVIPEMLPDATMLAQQAQTNDVAIITLGRSAGEGGDRKVTDDFDLTSAEQALLKQVAAAFHAQGKKVVVILNTGGVMEVASWRSQADAILLGWQPGQEGGHALADVLSGQVSPSGKLATTFPVAYADVPYATEFPGKLLASTAPGADGSLMGKASENTYNEGIYVGYRYYNTFKVKPAYEFGYGLSYSTFTYGKLQLSAPSLAGKITASLNVTNSGPVAGKEVVQLYVHAPKGILAKPESELRAFAKTRLLAPGQSQILTFTLTAADLASYNTAAEAWQTDAGTYTARAGASSLDIRQSATFSVPKPVVVQKSRKLLAPQQTVEELSVK; encoded by the coding sequence ATGCCCACCCACTACCGCTATTCTTTGCGGCCCACCCGCTTGGCGCTGCCGGCCCTGCGCCTGCTGGCGCTGGCCGCGCTGCTCGGCACCGCCAGCCCCGCGCGGGCCCAAACTGCCAACCTACCGCAGCTCGGCAAGGCGAGCCTCAAGGAAATTCTGGCCGCCCTCACCACTGAGGAAAAAGTGAAGCTGGTCGTCGGCATGGGCTTTTATCCGTCGGGCTTTCCCGAAGGCCTGCTGCCGCCCGGCAACCCCGGCGACCGCGAGGTGCCCGAAAAAGTACCCGGCGCGGCCGGCCGCACCCACGCCATTGCGCGGCTGGGCATCCCGTCGCTCACGCTCTCGGATGGCCCGGCGGGCGTGCGCATCGACGCCATTCGGGGCAAGGACAGCACCAAGACTTATTACGCCACGGCCTTTCCGGTGGCCACGCTGCTCGCCTCCAGCTGGGACACCACGCTGGTGCGCCGCGTGGGCGTGGCCTTCGGTAGTGAGGTGCGCGACTTTGGCATCGACGTGCTGCTGGCGCCGGGCATGAACATCCACCGCAACCCGCTGGGCGGGCGCAACTTCGAGTATTATTCCGAAGACCCCGTGGTGGCCGGCAGCGTAGCCGCGGCATTTGTGAACGGCGTGGAAAGCAACGGCGTGGGTACTAGTATTAAGCACTTTGCGCTTAACAACCAGGAATTTAACCGCATGCAGCTCAACTCGCACATTAATGAGCGGGCACTGCGCGAGATTTACTTGAAAGGCTTTCAGCTGGCCGTGAAAAAATCGCAGCCCTGGACGGTGATGTCGTCTTACAACAAGATAAACGGCACCTACACCTCCGAAAGCCACGACCTGCTCACGAGCTTGCTGCGCCAGGAATGGGGCTTTAAAGGGCTGGTGATGACCGACTGGTACGGCGGCTCCGATGCCGTGGCCCAGCTGAAGGCCGGCAACGATTTGCTGGAGCCGGGCACCTACAAGCAAACCCAGGCTATTTTGGCGGCGCTCAAAAGCGGCCAGCTCACACCCGCTCAGCTCGACGTAAACGTGACCCGCGTGCTGGCGCTGGTGCTCAAGTCGCCCACCTTCAAGGGCTACAAATACAGCAGCCAGCCGGCCCTGAAAGCCAACGCCGCCGTGGCCCGCCAGGCCGCCGCCGAGAGCATGGTGCTGCTGCGCAACGAGGCCAGGGCCCTGCCGCTGGCTGCCGGCCAGCAGGTGGCGCTGTTTGGCAACACGTCGTATAGCCTCATTGCGGGTGGCACGGGTAGCGGCGACGTGAACCGCGCCTACACGGTGTCGCTGGCGCAGGGCCTGAGCGCCGCGGGCTTCACGGTGGCCACTACCCCTAGCCAGGCCTACGCCCAGTACCTGCGGACCGAAAAAGCCAAGCTACCCAAGAAAAGAAGCTTTTTTGACCCGCTGCCCGTCATTCCCGAAATGCTGCCCGACGCGACCATGCTAGCGCAGCAGGCCCAAACCAACGACGTGGCCATCATCACGCTGGGCCGCAGCGCCGGCGAGGGTGGCGACCGCAAAGTAACCGACGACTTCGACCTCACGAGCGCCGAGCAGGCGCTCCTCAAGCAGGTAGCCGCAGCCTTCCATGCGCAGGGCAAGAAGGTGGTGGTTATCCTCAACACCGGCGGCGTAATGGAGGTGGCCAGCTGGCGCAGCCAAGCCGATGCCATTTTGCTGGGCTGGCAGCCCGGCCAGGAAGGCGGCCACGCGCTGGCCGACGTGCTCAGCGGCCAGGTATCGCCCTCGGGCAAGCTCGCCACTACGTTTCCCGTAGCCTATGCCGATGTGCCTTACGCCACAGAGTTTCCGGGCAAGCTGCTGGCCAGCACTGCCCCGGGCGCAGACGGCTCGCTGATGGGCAAAGCTTCCGAAAACACCTATAACGAAGGCATTTACGTGGGCTATCGCTACTACAATACCTTCAAGGTGAAGCCGGCCTACGAATTTGGCTACGGCTTGAGCTACAGCACCTTCACCTACGGCAAGCTGCAGCTTAGCGCGCCTTCGCTGGCCGGCAAAATCACGGCTAGCCTCAACGTGACCAACAGCGGCCCCGTGGCGGGCAAGGAAGTGGTGCAACTGTACGTGCACGCGCCAAAGGGCATCCTGGCCAAGCCCGAGAGCGAGCTGCGCGCCTTTGCCAAAACCAGGCTGCTAGCCCCCGGCCAGTCGCAAATCCTCACCTTCACCCTAACCGCCGCCGACCTGGCCTCCTACAACACAGCTGCCGAGGCGTGGCAGACCGACGCCGGCACCTACACCGCCCGCGCCGGGGCCTCGTCGCTCGATATTCGCCAGTCGGCCACCTTCTCCGTTCCCAAGCCAGTGGTGGTGCAAAAAAGCCGCAAGCTGCTGGCCCCGCAACAGACTGTAGAGGAGCTGAGCGTAAAATAG
- a CDS encoding glycoside hydrolase family 3 C-terminal domain-containing protein, translated as MHYFSIRAQAVLAAALFCAATGGVRAQKAKSAARPAARFTVMASPNAQQALLGHEADITALLAKLTLEEKVHLIHANSAFAAGGVPRLGIPEVMTSDGPHGVRPEQGRNWKPPVGADDAGTYLPTNNTLAATWNPALGHAYGTVLGSEANARGKDIILGPGINIVRAPLNGRNFEYLSEDPFLVSKMVVGYIQGVQSQGVSACVKHYAANNQETHRDDIDVYMSERALREIYLPGFRAAVQQGGVYSLMGSYNKFRGTYATENAYLMNTILKGEWGFKGLVMSDWGSVHDTQEALRNGTDLEMGSDLAMMYGNVDQSQATASAGAAAPARSYYDRFYLADPALAALKKDPTLVPLLDDKVRRILRVLYATHQLGPTKRQPGAYNTKEHQATALKVAEEGIVLLKNEGNLLPFKKSVKTVAVIGANAERMNAMGGGSGQIKAKYEVSALQGIKNELGSGVNVSYTPGYTIARGQKADPQLIQQAVAAAKAADVVIYVGGSIHGYDYTKWSDNAYDAEGTDKPDMNLPFGQDELVQAVLAANPRTAVVLLGGGPIDVSAWASQAKGIVEAWYPGMEGGNALAHILFGDVNPSGKLPFTFPVKLEDSPAMKLGEYPSTPGNPLKQTYKDDIYVGYRYFDTYKVAPQFAFGHGLSYTTFKYGALTVSPGKESATVKLTVTNSGPVAGAEVVQLYVKPGQTAVKRPEKELKAFEKVFLKPGETKTVTLALPAESFKYYDEAKNDWVLAPGKFDLLVGSSSRDIRQTGSVSL; from the coding sequence ATGCACTATTTTTCCATTCGTGCCCAGGCTGTGCTGGCGGCGGCGCTGTTTTGCGCCGCAACCGGTGGCGTCCGGGCCCAAAAAGCCAAGTCCGCTGCGCGCCCGGCGGCCCGCTTCACCGTCATGGCTAGCCCCAATGCCCAGCAGGCCCTGCTCGGCCACGAGGCCGACATCACGGCCCTGCTCGCCAAGCTCACGCTGGAAGAGAAAGTGCACCTGATTCACGCCAATTCGGCCTTCGCCGCTGGTGGCGTGCCGCGCCTGGGCATCCCCGAAGTAATGACCTCCGATGGTCCGCACGGCGTGCGCCCCGAGCAGGGCCGCAACTGGAAGCCGCCCGTGGGCGCCGACGACGCCGGCACCTACCTGCCTACCAATAACACCCTGGCCGCCACCTGGAACCCCGCGCTGGGCCACGCCTACGGCACGGTGCTGGGCAGCGAAGCCAACGCGCGCGGCAAGGATATCATCCTTGGCCCCGGCATCAACATCGTGCGCGCCCCGCTGAATGGCCGCAACTTTGAGTATCTGAGTGAAGACCCGTTTCTGGTGTCGAAGATGGTGGTGGGCTACATTCAGGGCGTGCAAAGCCAGGGTGTGTCGGCCTGCGTGAAGCATTACGCGGCCAATAACCAGGAAACCCACCGCGACGACATCGACGTGTACATGAGCGAGCGGGCGCTGCGCGAAATCTATTTGCCCGGCTTCCGGGCCGCCGTGCAGCAGGGCGGCGTGTACTCGCTCATGGGCTCCTACAACAAGTTTCGGGGCACCTACGCCACTGAGAATGCCTACCTGATGAACACCATTCTGAAAGGCGAGTGGGGTTTCAAAGGCTTGGTAATGAGCGACTGGGGCTCGGTGCACGACACCCAGGAGGCATTGCGCAACGGCACCGACCTCGAAATGGGCAGCGACCTGGCCATGATGTACGGCAACGTCGACCAGAGCCAGGCTACCGCCAGCGCGGGCGCCGCCGCGCCCGCCCGCAGCTACTACGACCGCTTTTATTTAGCCGACCCGGCCCTGGCGGCCCTCAAAAAAGACCCCACGCTAGTACCGCTGCTCGACGACAAGGTGCGCCGCATTCTGCGCGTGCTATACGCCACCCACCAGCTAGGCCCCACCAAGCGCCAGCCCGGCGCCTACAACACCAAGGAGCACCAGGCCACTGCGCTCAAAGTGGCCGAAGAAGGCATCGTGCTACTTAAAAACGAGGGTAATCTGTTGCCATTCAAGAAGTCGGTGAAAACGGTGGCCGTTATCGGGGCCAATGCCGAGCGCATGAATGCTATGGGCGGCGGCAGCGGCCAAATTAAGGCCAAGTACGAGGTTTCGGCGCTGCAAGGTATTAAGAATGAGCTGGGTAGCGGCGTCAATGTCTCTTATACCCCCGGCTACACCATTGCCCGCGGCCAAAAGGCTGACCCGCAATTAATTCAGCAGGCAGTGGCCGCCGCCAAGGCGGCCGACGTGGTGATTTACGTGGGCGGCTCCATCCACGGCTACGACTACACCAAGTGGAGCGACAACGCCTACGACGCCGAGGGCACCGACAAGCCCGACATGAACCTGCCCTTCGGCCAGGACGAGCTGGTGCAGGCCGTGCTGGCCGCCAACCCGCGCACGGCCGTGGTGCTGCTCGGCGGCGGGCCCATCGACGTGTCGGCCTGGGCTAGCCAGGCCAAAGGCATCGTGGAGGCCTGGTACCCCGGCATGGAAGGCGGCAACGCGCTGGCCCACATTCTGTTCGGCGACGTAAACCCGTCGGGCAAGCTGCCCTTTACCTTCCCCGTGAAGCTGGAAGACTCGCCCGCCATGAAGCTCGGCGAATACCCGAGCACGCCCGGCAACCCGCTGAAGCAGACCTACAAGGACGACATTTACGTGGGCTACCGCTACTTCGACACCTACAAAGTAGCGCCGCAGTTCGCCTTCGGCCACGGCCTGAGCTACACCACCTTCAAATACGGCGCCCTCACTGTATCGCCCGGCAAGGAGAGCGCCACTGTCAAGCTCACCGTTACCAACTCCGGCCCGGTGGCCGGCGCCGAGGTGGTGCAGCTCTACGTGAAGCCCGGCCAAACGGCCGTGAAGCGCCCCGAGAAGGAGCTGAAGGCCTTTGAAAAGGTCTTCCTCAAGCCCGGCGAGACTAAAACCGTAACCCTCGCGCTGCCCGCTGAGTCGTTCAAATACTACGACGAGGCCAAAAATGACTGGGTGCTAGCCCCCGGCAAGTTCGATTTGCTGGTGGGCAGCTCCTCGCGCGATATCCGGCAAACGGGTAGCGTGTCGCTGTAG
- a CDS encoding pyridoxal phosphate-dependent aminotransferase yields MRISRLADQLSGSEIIRIGNAVSEQIRQGATICNLTIGDFDPKLFPIPEALRKGVMAAYEAGQTNYPPAAGTADLRQAAADFLQKRLGLSYSPNDELLVAGGSRPLIYAAYLALVDPGDRVVYPVPSWNNNHYCHLSGASQVMVPTQPENDFMPTAAEVAPHLAGASLLALCSPLNPTGTVFTKEVLEEICDLVLAENQRRGPDEKPLYILYDQIYWLLTFGQTQHFDPVSLRPELRDYVVYIDGISKCFAATGVRVGYSFGPKLVIDKMKSLLGHIGAWAPKAEQVATAALLPQADVVNDYLTDLKNGLQASLEAAYEGLKALRSQGYPVDAITPAGAIYLTAQIDIIGRTTAAGTVLASTKEITDYLLTEAQLAVVPFSAFGASAAEPWFRLSVGAESAGSIQAALPRLQAALDKLK; encoded by the coding sequence ATGCGTATTTCCCGGCTAGCCGACCAACTGAGCGGCTCCGAAATTATTCGAATTGGCAATGCCGTGAGCGAGCAGATTCGCCAGGGCGCCACCATCTGCAACCTCACCATCGGCGACTTCGACCCCAAGCTGTTCCCCATTCCGGAGGCACTGCGCAAGGGCGTGATGGCTGCTTACGAGGCCGGCCAAACTAATTACCCGCCCGCCGCCGGCACTGCCGACCTGCGCCAAGCCGCCGCCGATTTCTTGCAGAAGCGCCTGGGCCTGAGCTACTCGCCCAACGATGAGCTGCTGGTAGCCGGGGGGTCGCGCCCGCTCATTTACGCGGCCTACCTGGCCCTGGTAGACCCCGGCGACCGTGTGGTGTACCCGGTGCCGTCGTGGAACAATAATCACTATTGCCACCTGTCGGGGGCTAGCCAGGTGATGGTGCCCACCCAGCCCGAAAACGACTTTATGCCCACGGCGGCGGAGGTGGCCCCCCACCTGGCCGGCGCCTCACTGCTGGCCCTGTGCTCGCCGCTCAACCCTACCGGCACGGTCTTTACCAAGGAGGTGCTGGAAGAAATCTGCGACCTCGTGCTGGCCGAAAACCAGCGCCGCGGGCCCGACGAAAAGCCGCTCTACATCCTCTACGACCAGATTTATTGGCTCCTGACCTTCGGCCAGACCCAGCATTTCGACCCGGTGAGTTTGCGCCCCGAGTTGCGCGACTACGTGGTGTACATCGACGGCATCTCGAAGTGCTTTGCCGCTACCGGCGTGCGCGTGGGCTATTCGTTTGGCCCCAAACTGGTAATTGACAAGATGAAATCACTGCTGGGCCACATCGGCGCCTGGGCGCCCAAGGCCGAGCAAGTGGCCACCGCCGCCCTGCTGCCGCAGGCCGATGTGGTCAATGACTACCTCACCGACCTGAAAAATGGCCTGCAAGCCAGCCTGGAAGCCGCCTACGAGGGCCTGAAAGCCCTGCGCAGCCAGGGCTACCCGGTCGATGCCATTACGCCGGCCGGCGCTATTTACCTCACGGCCCAAATTGACATCATCGGCCGCACCACGGCGGCGGGCACGGTGCTAGCCAGCACCAAGGAAATCACCGATTACCTGCTCACCGAGGCCCAACTGGCGGTGGTGCCGTTCAGCGCCTTCGGCGCCTCGGCGGCCGAGCCGTGGTTCCGCCTTTCGGTGGGCGCCGAATCGGCCGGCTCTATTCAGGCGGCGCTGCCGCGCCTGCAAGCCGCGCTGGATAAGCTGAAGTAG
- a CDS encoding pectinesterase family protein has protein sequence MKALYLLAGLSLTALASHAQTTGPLVVAADGSGQFRTVQAAIDAAPNQADKPVIIQLQPGTYREKVTVPTLKTHLVLRGTNAARTVITYSDHVGLPGITTPSSYSVLVQANDFTAENVTFENAAGYTAGQAVALNVEGDRAIFRHCRLVGNQDVLLLATGGSRQYYQDCYIEGTTDFIFGASTGVFDHCVIKSKKNSFVTAASTPPGQPYGFVFMDCKLLADTTLAKKVYLGRPWRPQAQVVYLRCELGGHIVPAGWDNWKNAENEKTAYYAEYKSVGPGAKPAARVPWSHQLTAQEAKKYTLKQIFAGKEAWEPKH, from the coding sequence ATGAAAGCGCTTTACCTATTGGCTGGCCTCAGCCTCACGGCCCTGGCTAGCCACGCCCAGACCACCGGCCCGCTCGTGGTGGCGGCCGACGGCAGCGGGCAGTTTCGCACGGTGCAGGCGGCTATTGATGCCGCGCCCAACCAAGCCGATAAGCCAGTTATCATTCAGCTCCAGCCCGGCACTTACCGCGAAAAAGTGACGGTGCCGACGCTGAAAACGCACCTCGTGCTGCGCGGCACCAACGCGGCCCGGACGGTTATCACCTACAGCGACCACGTGGGCCTGCCCGGCATTACCACCCCTAGCTCATACTCGGTGCTGGTGCAGGCCAACGACTTTACGGCTGAAAATGTAACGTTTGAGAACGCGGCAGGCTACACGGCCGGCCAGGCGGTAGCGCTGAACGTGGAGGGCGACCGGGCCATTTTCCGGCACTGCCGCCTGGTGGGCAACCAAGACGTGCTGCTGCTGGCCACCGGCGGCAGCCGGCAATACTACCAGGACTGCTACATCGAGGGCACCACCGATTTTATTTTCGGGGCCAGCACCGGCGTGTTTGACCACTGCGTGATTAAGAGCAAGAAAAACTCGTTTGTCACGGCCGCTTCTACGCCGCCTGGCCAGCCTTACGGCTTCGTGTTTATGGATTGCAAGCTGCTGGCCGACACGACCCTCGCCAAGAAAGTATACCTCGGGCGGCCCTGGCGGCCCCAGGCGCAGGTAGTGTACCTGCGCTGCGAGCTGGGCGGCCACATTGTGCCGGCCGGCTGGGATAACTGGAAAAACGCGGAGAACGAGAAAACTGCCTATTACGCGGAGTATAAGTCAGTTGGGCCCGGCGCGAAGCCGGCGGCTAGGGTACCGTGGAGCCACCAGCTCACGGCGCAGGAGGCAAAGAAATACACGCTGAAGCAGATTTTTGCGGGTAAAGAAGCCTGGGAGCCGAAGCACTAA
- a CDS encoding rhamnogalacturonan acetylesterase, whose product MNSHRLVAALGLLGLLAFAPTAPPHKTKVYLIGDSTMANKIPATFPETGWGMPLVTFFDSTVVVDNRAQNGRSTRTFIAENRWQPVVEALQPGDYVFIQFGHNDESPEKVDRYTPPADFRRNLLRFVAETRSKRALPILITPVSRRQFDKDGRVKETHVTYSALTAAAAAEAKVPLVDLDRLSRELLQKMGDENSKLLFMQLAPGDHPNYPLGRNDNTHFNELGARKMAQLVVNDLRAQHIALVEQHLAKALAKNMVAAPTGAAAQPTTP is encoded by the coding sequence ATGAACTCCCATCGTTTGGTGGCCGCGCTCGGCTTGCTGGGGCTGCTGGCGTTTGCGCCCACGGCCCCGCCCCACAAGACCAAGGTGTATTTGATTGGCGACTCCACGATGGCCAATAAAATTCCGGCTACTTTCCCTGAAACCGGCTGGGGGATGCCGCTGGTCACGTTTTTCGACTCCACGGTAGTGGTTGATAACCGGGCGCAGAATGGGCGCAGCACCCGCACGTTTATCGCCGAAAATCGCTGGCAGCCGGTGGTCGAGGCGTTGCAGCCGGGCGACTACGTGTTCATTCAGTTCGGGCACAACGACGAGTCGCCCGAGAAGGTGGACCGCTACACGCCGCCCGCCGACTTCCGGCGCAACCTGCTGCGGTTTGTGGCCGAGACGCGCAGCAAGCGGGCGCTGCCCATCTTGATTACGCCCGTGTCGCGGCGACAATTTGACAAAGATGGGCGCGTGAAGGAAACCCACGTCACGTACTCGGCCCTCACGGCCGCCGCCGCTGCCGAGGCCAAAGTGCCCTTGGTGGACCTCGACCGGCTGAGCCGCGAGCTGCTGCAAAAGATGGGCGATGAGAATTCCAAGCTGCTCTTCATGCAGCTAGCCCCCGGCGACCATCCCAATTACCCGCTGGGCCGCAACGACAACACGCACTTCAATGAGCTGGGCGCCCGCAAAATGGCGCAGCTCGTGGTGAATGACCTACGCGCCCAGCACATTGCGCTTGTCGAGCAACACCTCGCCAAAGCCTTGGCTAAGAACATGGTAGCTGCTCCGACCGGCGCAGCCGCCCAGCCTACTACTCCGTAA
- the rplS gene encoding 50S ribosomal protein L19 — protein sequence MSVLLDFINAEGQERRASFPKFAAGDTINVHVKIREGNKERIQQFQGVVIQRRNPSSNGETFTVRKISNQIGTERIFPLLSPNIDKIELIRRGKVRRARLFYLRGLSGKAARIKERRRDVVAAA from the coding sequence ATGAGCGTACTACTCGATTTCATTAATGCCGAAGGCCAGGAGCGCCGCGCCAGCTTTCCCAAGTTTGCCGCCGGTGACACCATCAACGTGCACGTAAAAATCCGCGAGGGCAACAAGGAGCGCATTCAGCAGTTCCAGGGCGTGGTTATCCAGCGCCGCAACCCCAGCAGCAACGGCGAAACCTTTACCGTGCGTAAGATTTCGAACCAAATTGGCACCGAGCGGATTTTCCCGCTGCTGTCGCCCAACATCGACAAAATAGAGCTGATTCGTCGCGGTAAGGTGCGTCGCGCCCGTCTGTTCTACCTGCGCGGCCTCTCGGGCAAAGCAGCTCGTATCAAGGAGCGTCGTCGCGACGTAGTAGCTGCCGCTTAA